A single window of Chloroherpetonaceae bacterium DNA harbors:
- the fni gene encoding type 2 isopentenyl-diphosphate Delta-isomerase, translating to MATSSAQQTIQRKQRHVELCLDSDVDFAKRNGFERYDFRHNATPELNLSEIDLSTTFLGRKISYPLMISSMTGGYNGATQVNAILAEAAEALHIPLGVGSMRQALESEAHRESFAVVRKVAPSIPIFANIGAPEVAKGLTKAEMKLLLDLVRADGLIVHLNAAQELFQPEGNTNFKGFLSELRKLCKRLPVPVIAKEVGNGISGEVAARLIEAGVQAIDVAGAGGTNWQKVEALRYAEQFNHDERFTEGGFAELINWGIPTAECLEELRALRRRKEYRKAQVIASGGISNGVEIAKALALGADLAAIAKPFLKAAFE from the coding sequence ATGGCAACTTCATCCGCTCAGCAAACTATTCAGCGAAAGCAACGCCACGTCGAACTTTGCCTCGATAGCGACGTAGATTTTGCCAAACGAAACGGCTTTGAGCGCTACGACTTTCGCCACAACGCCACGCCTGAACTAAACCTCTCAGAGATTGACCTTTCGACCACCTTTCTTGGCAGAAAAATCAGTTACCCCTTGATGATTTCCTCAATGACGGGCGGCTACAACGGCGCAACGCAAGTGAATGCAATTTTGGCTGAAGCCGCTGAAGCCTTGCATATCCCGCTCGGCGTTGGCAGTATGCGCCAAGCGTTGGAGTCCGAAGCGCATCGAGAGAGTTTTGCGGTGGTGCGAAAGGTTGCGCCCTCGATTCCGATTTTCGCTAACATTGGCGCGCCTGAAGTGGCAAAGGGTCTCACGAAAGCAGAGATGAAACTCTTGCTTGACCTTGTGCGTGCCGATGGACTTATCGTGCATCTTAACGCGGCGCAGGAACTTTTTCAGCCCGAAGGCAATACAAACTTCAAAGGCTTTCTTTCGGAACTGCGAAAACTCTGCAAGCGTCTCCCTGTGCCCGTGATTGCAAAGGAAGTGGGCAACGGCATTTCTGGCGAAGTTGCGGCGCGATTGATTGAAGCGGGCGTTCAAGCGATTGATGTCGCTGGCGCAGGCGGCACGAATTGGCAAAAGGTTGAAGCCTTGCGCTACGCCGAACAATTCAATCACGACGAGCGCTTTACGGAAGGCGGCTTTGCGGAACTCATCAATTGGGGCATTCCGACGGCGGAGTGTTTGGAAGAGTTGCGCGCGTTGCGGCGCAGAAAGGAGTATCGCAAGGCGCAAGTGATTGCGTCAGGCGGCATCTCAAATGGCGTGGAAATCGCCAAAGCCCTGGCGCTCGGAGCGGATTTAGCCGCAATTGCCAAACCCTTTCTCAAAGCCGCTTTTGAAC